The nucleotide window AAGCGAAAAAGACCTTCTATATAAATTAAAAGAATACAATACACCATCTGTTACCAATGTGGTGGCTACTTATCCTACAAATTCAATGTGCCTTGGACTTTATAATCCCTGGACTCAGAATTGGTATACTGATCAGTCTTTGCGTTGTATGTATCCTGATCTTGGCAGAACTGTAGGTTATGCGGTTACCTGTACCTACGGTTTACCAGATGCTAATTATTCTCGTCTAACTTTTATGGATGTTATTGATGCCCTGGAAGAATCAAAAAAGCCAACCATATTAATAATTAAACAAATATTTCCACCAGAAATAGCTGGGAAAGTGGGGCTTTCAGGTGGTAATATGACTACTGCAATGAAATCGATAGGTTGTGTGGGAGTAATTTCAGATGGACCATCACGTGATATTGATGAGATTCGCCCCATGAATTTTCAGTATATGCTAACCGGTGTTACTGCTGGACATGGAGATTTTGCAGTTCATTCAATCAATACTCCTGTTTCTGTAGCAGGCATGGATGTTGCCCCAGGTGAAATTATTCACATGGACGAAAATGGTGCGTGTAAATTCCCCGCCAATAAACTTGAACAAGTTGTAGAAAAACTCAAATTATTACAGCAAATGGAGCATAATAGTATGTCAGCACTTTCTAAAGCAACAACTGCAGCTGAGATTAGGACTATCTTTGAAGACGAAGGACAATTATATTCAAAAAACACTATAGAATAAGAGCTGTTAGGTGCAATGAGGCCAGTTAAATTTAAAATATTAATAGAAATATTAATAAAAAAGTTTATAAATCACTGTATAATTTTCTGATAGGTATAAAAAAAATAAGAAATAGGTGTATGAAACTTTTAATACTAATAATTGTAATAATAAGATAAAAATTGTTTTGGGGGAATTATGTTAAAGGATTTAATCGAACAAGGCTTTGGTAAAAAGGAAGATTTAAATTGTTCTGAAACTATACTGTATGGAGCAAATAAGGCTTTTAATTTAGGCTTATCAGAAAACTGTTTACGATTATCTGCTGCTTTTGGTGGGGGAATGGGAGTTGAGAATGTATGTGGAGTAGTAACCGGCTCTCTTATGGTTTTGGGTTATCTTTTTGTAAAGGGTAATGCACATAAAAGTCCGGAAATCAAGGATTTATGTAAAGAATTATTTAAGCGTTATAATGATGAGCTGGGTAATTTTGATTGTAAGCCATTAAAAGACAAATATAGAACTGAAGAGAAAAAGTGTTATGATATTATTCTAAAAGGTGCTGAGATTTTAGATGAGATTGTAATAAGAGAAAAGAAGAAAAGAAATCTAAGCAAATTCTAATAAAATAATATTAATTGTTTTGACATTAACTATTTAGATTGGT belongs to Atribacterota bacterium and includes:
- a CDS encoding C-GCAxxG-C-C family (seleno)protein; this translates as MLKDLIEQGFGKKEDLNCSETILYGANKAFNLGLSENCLRLSAAFGGGMGVENVCGVVTGSLMVLGYLFVKGNAHKSPEIKDLCKELFKRYNDELGNFDCKPLKDKYRTEEKKCYDIILKGAEILDEIVIREKKKRNLSKF
- a CDS encoding RraA family protein, with the protein product SEKDLLYKLKEYNTPSVTNVVATYPTNSMCLGLYNPWTQNWYTDQSLRCMYPDLGRTVGYAVTCTYGLPDANYSRLTFMDVIDALEESKKPTILIIKQIFPPEIAGKVGLSGGNMTTAMKSIGCVGVISDGPSRDIDEIRPMNFQYMLTGVTAGHGDFAVHSINTPVSVAGMDVAPGEIIHMDENGACKFPANKLEQVVEKLKLLQQMEHNSMSALSKATTAAEIRTIFEDEGQLYSKNTIE